A region of Subdoligranulum variabile DNA encodes the following proteins:
- the pknB gene encoding Stk1 family PASTA domain-containing Ser/Thr kinase, with protein MDNLIGKRLDGRYLIQSLVGVGGMANVYRGVDEKTGNAIAVKVLKEEFLDNEELVRRFKNESKAISILDHPNIVKVYDVSVTDKLQYIVMEYVDGITLKEYLKQRGGALTWKETVHFATQILGALQHAHSKGIIHRDVKPQNIMLLADGSIKMMDFGIARFSRAQSQTVSDKAIGSVHYISPEQAKGDKTDARTDIYSVGVMLYEMLSGRLPFDGDGAVSIAIMQISDKAKPLAQVAPNVPEGLRQITEKAMEKDPAKRYQSAQEMLEAIEAFKRNPSARFEYEYRNTQDNPEKSINRVVNNVKSNNKTSNIRTGEARRVGTSNPGRSKSSRKSRKEKKPFSVLPIFFGMAVAFVIGAAILVYLIFTNSSNLLFSNRADVTIINFVGMTLDEYRASDYNTLLKLQEAEEYNSTYPAGTIIRQNPKAGRTVKEGQKITLTVSLGTQYVTIPETKNMVAEDAEKTLKDMGLNVLQKPMQDNTVANGAVIYTSPAAGETVEGDSTVILYVSRAVISNTNYVPSVTGKTLDDAKNDLKVLNFSVRTIEQASEEPAGTVLNQSPEAGTEARVSSIITLVVSTGVPEPPAETPAPSTDGTIQESWWWSSDGSHQIHQYPDGSMVNENGVPCDAQGNPI; from the coding sequence ATGGATAATCTGATTGGGAAACGACTGGATGGCCGGTATCTGATTCAAAGCCTGGTCGGCGTCGGCGGTATGGCCAACGTGTACCGTGGTGTGGACGAGAAGACCGGCAATGCCATTGCAGTTAAGGTATTGAAAGAAGAATTCCTGGACAATGAGGAACTGGTTCGCCGCTTCAAGAATGAATCCAAGGCGATTTCTATTCTGGATCACCCCAACATCGTCAAGGTGTATGATGTTTCTGTCACCGATAAGCTGCAATATATCGTGATGGAATATGTGGATGGCATCACGCTGAAGGAGTATCTCAAACAGCGCGGCGGCGCGTTGACCTGGAAGGAAACGGTGCATTTTGCCACCCAGATCCTGGGGGCGCTGCAGCACGCACACTCCAAGGGAATCATTCACCGCGACGTCAAGCCGCAAAACATTATGCTGCTGGCGGATGGTTCCATCAAGATGATGGACTTCGGCATCGCCCGCTTCTCCCGGGCACAGAGTCAGACCGTCAGCGATAAGGCCATCGGTTCTGTACACTATATCAGCCCCGAGCAGGCCAAGGGCGACAAGACCGATGCACGCACCGATATCTACTCGGTGGGCGTTATGCTGTATGAGATGCTTTCGGGGCGGCTGCCTTTCGATGGCGACGGTGCGGTATCCATTGCGATCATGCAGATTTCCGATAAAGCCAAGCCGCTGGCACAGGTAGCACCGAATGTGCCCGAGGGACTTCGGCAGATCACCGAAAAGGCGATGGAGAAAGATCCGGCCAAGCGCTACCAGAGTGCACAGGAAATGCTGGAAGCCATCGAGGCATTCAAGCGCAATCCTTCGGCACGTTTTGAGTACGAATATCGCAACACCCAGGATAATCCGGAAAAGAGTATCAACCGAGTGGTAAACAACGTGAAGTCCAACAACAAAACCAGTAATATTCGGACCGGGGAAGCCCGCCGCGTGGGAACGTCCAACCCGGGACGCAGCAAATCTTCCAGGAAGTCTCGCAAGGAGAAAAAGCCTTTCTCTGTGCTGCCGATTTTCTTTGGCATGGCGGTTGCCTTTGTCATCGGCGCTGCGATTCTTGTGTATCTGATCTTCACCAATTCCAGTAACCTTCTGTTCTCCAACCGGGCAGATGTGACCATCATTAACTTCGTGGGTATGACGCTGGATGAATACCGTGCTTCGGACTATAATACACTGCTCAAGCTCCAGGAGGCGGAAGAATACAATTCCACCTATCCGGCTGGCACCATCATCCGGCAGAATCCCAAAGCGGGACGTACGGTGAAAGAGGGCCAGAAAATCACGCTGACTGTGAGTCTGGGTACCCAGTATGTGACGATTCCCGAAACCAAGAATATGGTGGCGGAAGATGCAGAGAAGACCCTGAAAGATATGGGGCTCAACGTGCTTCAGAAGCCGATGCAGGATAATACGGTGGCAAATGGTGCGGTCATTTATACCAGCCCGGCTGCAGGCGAAACGGTGGAAGGCGATTCTACCGTGATTCTGTATGTCAGCCGCGCTGTCATCAGTAACACCAACTATGTGCCCAGCGTTACCGGCAAGACGCTGGATGACGCCAAGAATGACCTGAAGGTCCTAAACTTCTCGGTTCGTACCATCGAGCAGGCCAGCGAGGAGCCGGCCGGCACCGTTCTGAATCAGTCTCCCGAGGCCGGTACAGAGGCGCGCGTCAGCTCCATCATTACGCTGGTGGTCTCCACCGGTGTGCCGGAGCCCCCTGCCGAAACGCCTGCTCCCAGCACCGACGGAACCATACAGGAAAGCTGGTGGTGGAGCAGCGACGGCAGTCATCAGATCCATCAGTATCCTGACGGCTCCATGGTGAATGAAAATGGCGTCCCGTGTGACGCACAGGGCAACCCCATCTGA
- a CDS encoding Stp1/IreP family PP2C-type Ser/Thr phosphatase, with translation MKIAAITDIGSCRQENQDNYCAQQLAGGTAWGIVCDGMGGVNGGRIAARIATDTMQQYFARQMRALQPGGEKSFIMRGFDVTNRAVYDKATSDPEMLGMGTTGVCAYAGNGYAHIVHAGDSRAYLYHEGELRQITRDHSMVQQLVDSGQITREQASLHPQKNLITRALGVAANIVPEYNRCEIEAGDILLLCTDGLTNMIPDGEIARVLKEVPFFDATNILVDRALQAGGQDNITVLLMGVETTEVNNG, from the coding sequence ATGAAGATCGCCGCGATCACCGATATCGGCAGTTGTCGCCAGGAAAATCAGGATAATTACTGTGCGCAGCAGCTGGCGGGCGGTACGGCCTGGGGGATTGTATGTGACGGCATGGGCGGTGTGAATGGCGGACGGATTGCCGCCCGTATTGCCACCGATACCATGCAGCAGTACTTTGCCCGGCAGATGCGCGCTTTGCAGCCGGGCGGAGAAAAAAGCTTTATTATGCGGGGGTTTGATGTTACAAACCGCGCGGTCTATGATAAGGCAACGTCGGATCCTGAAATGCTGGGTATGGGGACGACCGGTGTCTGTGCCTATGCCGGAAACGGATACGCACATATCGTGCATGCGGGCGATTCCCGAGCGTACCTGTACCACGAGGGGGAACTTCGCCAGATCACGCGGGACCATTCGATGGTCCAGCAGCTGGTGGACAGCGGACAGATCACCCGGGAGCAGGCTTCTCTGCATCCGCAGAAAAATCTGATTACCCGGGCACTGGGCGTGGCGGCCAACATCGTACCGGAATACAACCGCTGTGAGATAGAAGCCGGGGACATTCTGCTCCTGTGTACGGATGGCCTGACGAATATGATCCCGGACGGTGAGATTGCACGGGTTCTGAAGGAAGTGCCGTTCTTCGATGCGACGAATATTCTGGTAGACCGGGCTTTACAGGCCGGTGGTCAGGACAACATTACGGTTTTGCTTATGGGCGTGGAAACAACGGAGGTCAACAATGGATAA
- the rlmN gene encoding 23S rRNA (adenine(2503)-C(2))-methyltransferase RlmN, translated as MRKICLSDYTLAELTAYIVGLGQPKFRAKQIFKWLHQKLVTEFTQMTDQPKTLLAVLEEQCTIAVPTIRRKQQSKDGTVKYLLQLADGNCIETVLMRYKYGNTVCVSTQVGCAMGCRFCASTQAGRVRDLTAGEIAAEIYTAQKDSGERVSHIVLMGIGEPLHNFDNVMDFLEIISCPEGVNIGMRNISLSTCGLVPKIDELAKRHLQLTLSVSLHAPDNVTRSGMMPVNDAYPLEELIPACRRYQKETGRRISFEYSMVRGVNDSSEMAQKLARLIHGMGAHVNLIPINPVDGSPYSATDEANVRRFQQELEHLGVNATVRRRLGTDISAACGQLRREDAQAST; from the coding sequence ATGCGGAAAATCTGTTTGTCGGATTATACGCTGGCGGAACTGACTGCCTATATCGTGGGTCTGGGCCAGCCCAAATTCCGTGCCAAGCAGATCTTTAAATGGCTGCATCAGAAGCTGGTGACGGAGTTCACCCAGATGACGGACCAGCCCAAGACGCTTTTGGCGGTGCTGGAGGAGCAGTGTACCATTGCGGTACCGACGATCCGCCGCAAACAGCAATCCAAGGATGGAACCGTCAAATATCTGCTGCAGCTGGCAGACGGGAACTGTATTGAAACGGTTCTGATGCGGTATAAATATGGCAACACGGTATGTGTTTCCACGCAGGTGGGGTGTGCCATGGGATGCCGTTTCTGCGCCTCTACCCAGGCTGGCCGCGTGCGGGACCTGACGGCGGGGGAAATCGCAGCAGAAATCTACACGGCGCAGAAGGATTCCGGTGAGCGTGTTTCCCACATCGTTCTGATGGGAATCGGAGAACCGCTGCACAATTTTGACAACGTGATGGATTTTCTGGAGATTATATCCTGCCCGGAAGGCGTCAATATTGGCATGCGCAATATCAGCCTTTCCACCTGCGGTCTGGTCCCGAAAATCGATGAACTGGCCAAACGGCACCTGCAGCTCACCTTGTCAGTTTCGCTGCATGCGCCGGACAATGTGACCCGTTCCGGCATGATGCCGGTCAATGATGCTTATCCGTTGGAGGAGCTGATTCCTGCCTGCCGCCGGTATCAGAAGGAAACAGGGCGTCGTATCAGCTTTGAGTATTCCATGGTGCGCGGCGTCAATGATAGTTCGGAGATGGCACAGAAATTGGCCCGGCTGATCCATGGTATGGGTGCGCATGTGAATCTGATTCCCATCAATCCGGTGGATGGCAGTCCCTACTCCGCAACGGATGAGGCCAATGTGCGCCGCTTTCAGCAGGAATTGGAGCATCTGGGGGTCAACGCAACGGTGCGTCGGCGCTTGGGAACGGATATCAGCGCCGCCTGCGGACAGTTGCGCCGTGAAGATGCGCAGGCTTCCACCTGA
- the rsmB gene encoding 16S rRNA (cytosine(967)-C(5))-methyltransferase RsmB — protein MTPRRLAVKALLHQEQAGYANLVLDAELKKCTPPLEGRDAAFAARIFYTVLEYQPLLDFLLDRFSKKPVARLDAPVRAILRAGLAQARFMEVPLPAAVNESVKLTKAMGKTSAAGMVNAVLRRAAVYPVKEKDFADPLERLQIYDCLSRPVAALLYQEYGEETFDLAAAFRNRPVSAVRVNTLRTTDEALIQALQAEGHTVRPGPWPHALLVEFQGSPAAGNSFAEGHYHVQGLASQFAALSLAVRPGQKVLDLCAAPGGKSLTLAEEMQNTGELISGEVLPGRVSLIQKAFERCGIRCARAVQNDATVPRKEWGTFDRVLCDVPCSGLGVIAKKPDIRYKDLDGMENLCAIQQKILQNGADSLAENGRLVYSTCTINVQENQKQVENFLCDHPEFRVVAPELTLPGMEQGPFGTLFLPHKTGTDGFFVAILEKLST, from the coding sequence GTGACGCCGCGCCGTCTTGCTGTCAAGGCACTGCTGCACCAGGAACAGGCGGGATATGCCAACCTGGTGCTGGATGCCGAGCTGAAAAAGTGTACGCCCCCTCTGGAAGGCCGGGATGCAGCTTTCGCAGCGCGGATCTTTTACACCGTGCTGGAATATCAGCCATTGCTGGATTTTTTGCTTGATCGCTTCAGCAAGAAACCGGTTGCAAGGTTAGATGCACCGGTGCGGGCTATCCTGCGTGCAGGTCTGGCCCAGGCCCGGTTTATGGAAGTGCCGTTGCCGGCCGCTGTAAACGAATCAGTCAAACTTACCAAGGCAATGGGAAAAACAAGTGCGGCCGGAATGGTCAATGCTGTGCTGCGGCGTGCTGCTGTTTATCCGGTCAAAGAAAAGGATTTTGCTGATCCTTTGGAACGCCTGCAAATCTATGATTGTCTGTCCCGGCCGGTGGCGGCACTGCTGTACCAGGAATACGGGGAAGAGACCTTTGATTTGGCAGCGGCTTTTCGCAATCGACCGGTGTCCGCTGTGCGCGTGAATACGCTGCGTACGACGGATGAAGCGTTGATTCAGGCTTTGCAGGCAGAAGGCCATACGGTACGTCCAGGTCCGTGGCCTCATGCATTGCTGGTGGAGTTTCAGGGATCGCCGGCAGCAGGCAACTCCTTTGCGGAGGGGCACTACCACGTCCAGGGATTGGCCAGCCAGTTCGCGGCTCTTTCGCTGGCAGTGCGCCCGGGGCAGAAGGTATTGGATCTCTGTGCAGCACCTGGCGGCAAAAGCCTGACCCTGGCGGAAGAAATGCAGAATACCGGGGAACTCATCAGTGGGGAAGTGCTCCCCGGACGTGTTTCCCTGATCCAGAAGGCTTTTGAACGATGCGGTATACGTTGTGCCCGTGCGGTTCAAAATGATGCCACGGTTCCGCGCAAAGAGTGGGGAACCTTTGATCGCGTGTTGTGCGATGTGCCCTGTTCCGGGTTGGGCGTCATAGCCAAAAAGCCCGATATCCGCTATAAAGATTTGGATGGCATGGAGAATTTGTGCGCCATTCAGCAAAAAATCTTGCAAAATGGCGCGGATTCTCTTGCCGAAAACGGCCGTTTGGTGTATTCTACCTGTACAATCAATGTGCAGGAGAATCAAAAACAAGTCGAGAATTTTCTTTGTGACCACCCGGAGTTCCGTGTGGTTGCGCCAGAGTTGACGCTTCCGGGCATGGAGCAGGGACCCTTCGGAACCTTGTTCCTGCCCCATAAAACCGGAACTGACGGCTTTTTTGTAGCCATTTTGGAAAAACTTTCGACATAA
- the fmt gene encoding methionyl-tRNA formyltransferase, with translation MKILFMGTPDIAAESLAALIDAGHEICAVFTRRDKPVGRKQILTAPPVKQLAEKYGIPVYQPRTLRDGSSDDLIRSLAPDIVVVVAYGCIIPPQLLHVARYGCINLHVSLLPKYRGSAPIQWAVLNGDTRTGVSIMQLDEGLDTGDVLMVEPVDIEPEETSGQLFDRVSATGAKTLVAALEKLQAGELEPVPQQQELATLAPPLTKDMAKFDFSQTAAHIHNWVRGMNPWPVAWFVQDGKRIKVLECRVAKETACAAPGTVLALKPLTIAAAEGAVELLTVTPEGGKPMPGTAWAAGRRLKVGDSL, from the coding sequence ATGAAAATCCTGTTCATGGGCACCCCCGATATTGCTGCCGAAAGTCTGGCGGCGCTGATTGACGCCGGACATGAGATTTGTGCGGTGTTTACCCGGCGTGACAAACCGGTAGGCCGCAAACAAATCCTGACAGCGCCGCCGGTCAAACAGCTGGCGGAGAAATATGGCATTCCGGTATATCAGCCGCGTACGCTGCGGGACGGCTCTTCCGATGATCTGATCCGTAGTCTGGCTCCGGATATTGTTGTCGTGGTGGCATACGGATGCATCATCCCGCCGCAACTTTTGCATGTGGCCCGGTACGGCTGCATCAATCTGCACGTTTCACTGCTGCCCAAATACCGTGGTTCGGCTCCCATCCAGTGGGCGGTGCTGAACGGCGATACCCGTACGGGGGTATCCATTATGCAGCTGGACGAAGGGCTGGATACCGGGGACGTGTTGATGGTGGAGCCTGTGGACATTGAGCCGGAAGAGACAAGCGGTCAGCTTTTTGATCGTGTCAGCGCCACCGGGGCAAAGACATTGGTGGCGGCATTGGAAAAGCTGCAGGCCGGGGAGCTGGAGCCGGTGCCACAGCAGCAGGAACTGGCTACGCTGGCGCCGCCGCTTACCAAGGATATGGCAAAGTTTGATTTTTCACAGACTGCAGCCCATATTCATAATTGGGTGCGCGGTATGAATCCCTGGCCGGTTGCGTGGTTTGTGCAAGACGGCAAGCGCATCAAAGTGCTGGAATGCCGGGTGGCCAAAGAAACTGCCTGTGCAGCGCCGGGAACGGTGCTTGCCCTGAAACCGCTGACGATTGCAGCGGCAGAGGGAGCGGTGGAGCTTCTGACGGTAACGCCGGAGGGCGGCAAGCCCATGCCCGGAACGGCCTGGGCGGCAGGCCGACGTCTTAAAGTGGGGGATAGCCTGTGA
- the def gene encoding peptide deformylase, with translation MALRTIVQDGDPILKKVCRPVTKFDDRLRILLDDMKETLLAANGLGLAGPQVGMMRRLFICLDERDMPEEVPENYEYKFIEFINPEILELSDEKVELYEGCLSFPGHNGAISRSKHVKVKAQDRHGEWFEMEADDMLARCIQHENNHLDGITIMDLATHFYEDDYPEENED, from the coding sequence ATGGCACTTCGTACCATTGTACAGGACGGCGATCCGATTCTGAAAAAGGTCTGCCGCCCCGTCACGAAATTTGATGATCGTCTGAGAATTCTTCTGGATGATATGAAGGAAACGCTGCTGGCCGCCAACGGTCTGGGACTGGCCGGACCGCAGGTCGGTATGATGCGGCGGCTTTTCATCTGCCTGGATGAGCGGGACATGCCCGAGGAGGTTCCGGAAAACTACGAATACAAGTTCATTGAATTCATCAACCCGGAGATCCTCGAACTGAGTGATGAAAAGGTGGAACTCTATGAGGGCTGCCTGTCCTTCCCGGGACATAACGGCGCGATTTCTCGCTCCAAGCATGTGAAGGTGAAAGCACAGGACCGTCATGGTGAATGGTTCGAGATGGAAGCTGACGATATGTTGGCGCGCTGCATCCAGCATGAAAACAATCATCTGGATGGCATTACAATCATGGATCTGGCTACCCATTTCTATGAGGACGATTATCCCGAAGAAAACGAGGACTAA
- the priA gene encoding replication restart helicase PriA, producing MTLTTVQVAVDNATIHFDKLYSYRIPDALLGRVWPGSMVLVPFGRGDKPRMAVVLRVEELDAGAAPKRLKMLHDAAPEQTRLTPDLLELVHFLKDRTFCTWFEAVKAVIPYGAQYRAAVVDGKPVMQSRLSRSTERVYTLTGELPQKPKPGPRQKAAVEALRKGPLTAHQLDEVGISKTTLDTLCEKGVLSVAEQDKALDLFADIPYEPQPITLAPEQQRAFAALAPDLEDGKPHAALLHGVTGSGKTIVFLKLIERTLELGRKAIVLVPEISLTPQMIRRLKSTFGSRLAVQHSALNNTERLLQWRLIQQGHADIVVGTRSAIFAPLQNIGLIIMDEEQEHTYQSESAPRYDAHDVAKKRAAMENSLLVFASATPMTETYHAAESGKYKLLTLTQRYGGRPLPQVDFIDMRAELAAGNPREVSTRMIRELQENLENGEQSILLLNRRGYHTVAMCASCGHVLKCPNCSVPLVYHKPQQALMCHHCGHIVRPLPQLCPECGGKLNYSGFGTQRVEEELAELLPGARILRMDQDSTNQKNAHETMLAQFGRQEYDILLGTQMVAKGLDFEKVTLVGVLGIDSLLFGQGFRAYESVFSLVTQVIGRGGRAALPGRALIQTTVPNHPVLQLAAAQDYEAFYREEIAFRKFGLYPPFCAFCVVGFVGAAEGTVAMAAHRFGTLLAERAAQHPQIPLRLLGPAPMGITMLNGKYRYKLTLKCRNNAAFRSLLQETLDAYAQEKLPQKASVILDFNSDGDL from the coding sequence ATGACCCTGACAACAGTTCAGGTCGCGGTGGATAACGCGACAATTCATTTTGATAAACTGTATTCCTACCGGATTCCAGACGCACTGCTAGGGCGTGTCTGGCCCGGCAGCATGGTGTTGGTCCCTTTCGGGCGGGGAGACAAACCCCGTATGGCGGTGGTGCTCCGGGTGGAAGAGCTGGATGCCGGGGCGGCGCCCAAACGATTGAAGATGCTTCATGATGCCGCTCCGGAACAGACCAGACTGACACCGGATCTGCTGGAACTGGTTCACTTTCTCAAAGATCGGACTTTTTGTACCTGGTTTGAGGCAGTGAAAGCCGTGATTCCATATGGTGCACAGTATCGTGCGGCAGTGGTTGACGGCAAGCCGGTCATGCAGAGCAGACTCAGCCGTTCTACAGAACGGGTGTACACGCTGACAGGGGAACTGCCTCAGAAGCCAAAGCCCGGCCCGCGCCAGAAGGCGGCGGTGGAGGCTCTGCGCAAGGGGCCTCTCACCGCTCACCAGTTGGATGAGGTGGGGATCTCCAAAACTACGCTGGATACCCTTTGCGAAAAAGGTGTCCTGTCTGTGGCCGAACAGGACAAAGCGCTGGATCTTTTTGCGGATATTCCGTATGAGCCGCAGCCCATCACATTGGCGCCGGAGCAGCAGCGGGCCTTTGCGGCCCTTGCGCCGGATCTGGAAGATGGAAAACCCCATGCGGCACTGCTGCATGGAGTTACGGGCAGCGGAAAGACCATTGTCTTTCTGAAACTGATCGAGCGGACGCTGGAACTGGGGCGCAAGGCAATTGTCCTGGTGCCGGAAATCAGCCTGACGCCGCAGATGATCCGCCGGCTGAAATCTACTTTCGGCAGTCGCCTGGCGGTACAGCATTCGGCACTGAACAACACCGAGCGGTTGCTTCAGTGGAGGCTGATCCAGCAAGGGCACGCGGATATTGTGGTGGGGACGCGCAGCGCTATTTTTGCACCGCTGCAAAATATTGGCCTCATCATTATGGATGAAGAGCAGGAACATACCTACCAGAGTGAATCCGCGCCGCGGTATGATGCCCATGATGTGGCAAAAAAGCGCGCGGCGATGGAAAATTCCCTGTTGGTGTTTGCTTCTGCGACGCCGATGACCGAGACCTATCATGCGGCGGAAAGCGGCAAATACAAGCTGCTTACGCTTACGCAGCGCTATGGTGGACGTCCGCTGCCGCAGGTGGATTTCATTGATATGCGTGCGGAGCTGGCTGCCGGAAATCCCAGGGAAGTCAGCACGCGAATGATCCGTGAACTGCAGGAAAACCTTGAAAATGGCGAACAAAGTATTCTGCTTTTGAACCGGCGAGGTTATCATACGGTGGCCATGTGTGCGTCCTGCGGCCATGTACTGAAATGTCCCAACTGCAGCGTTCCGCTGGTATACCACAAGCCCCAGCAGGCGCTGATGTGTCATCATTGCGGGCATATCGTGCGTCCGCTGCCGCAGCTATGCCCGGAATGCGGCGGCAAGCTGAATTACAGCGGGTTCGGTACCCAGCGCGTGGAGGAAGAACTGGCAGAACTGCTGCCTGGGGCGCGGATTCTGCGCATGGATCAGGATTCCACAAACCAGAAAAATGCCCATGAAACCATGTTGGCGCAGTTTGGGCGGCAGGAATATGACATTCTGTTGGGAACGCAGATGGTGGCCAAGGGTCTTGACTTTGAAAAGGTTACGCTGGTAGGCGTTCTCGGTATTGACTCGCTTTTGTTCGGACAAGGGTTCCGCGCGTATGAAAGCGTTTTCAGCCTGGTTACTCAGGTAATCGGCCGGGGCGGCCGCGCTGCCTTGCCTGGACGGGCACTGATTCAGACAACTGTGCCCAATCATCCGGTGCTGCAGCTGGCTGCCGCGCAGGATTATGAAGCGTTTTACCGGGAGGAAATTGCGTTTCGTAAGTTTGGCCTGTATCCGCCTTTCTGCGCGTTTTGTGTGGTGGGCTTTGTGGGCGCCGCCGAGGGAACTGTGGCCATGGCAGCGCATCGTTTCGGCACGCTGCTGGCGGAACGGGCTGCACAGCATCCGCAGATTCCGCTGCGCCTTTTGGGGCCGGCCCCCATGGGGATTACGATGCTCAACGGAAAATACCGTTACAAACTGACTTTGAAATGCCGCAACAATGCGGCGTTTCGGTCACTTTTGCAGGAGACCCTGGATGCCTATGCACAGGAAAAACTGCCGCAGAAGGCATCGGTGATTTTGGACTTCAACTCCGATGGAGATTTGTAA
- the gmk gene encoding guanylate kinase: MKGEKYLFVVSGPSGTGKDTVVASLLKNHPEIQHTVSATTRAPREGEKDGINYHFMSVADFEDHLAHDRIVEHTQYCGNYYGTLRSEIETRMERGIPVILVIEVEGAGNIKKMYPGATTIFVLPPDMQELERRLRNRGTEDEATIQRRLERAKTEIANSVDYDEHVVNVQVETCAESLYSIIQFRLQHGKDE, from the coding sequence ATGAAAGGTGAAAAATATCTGTTCGTGGTTTCGGGACCGTCGGGAACCGGCAAGGATACCGTTGTGGCCAGCTTGCTGAAGAATCATCCGGAGATTCAGCATACGGTTTCGGCCACCACCCGTGCGCCTCGCGAAGGGGAAAAGGACGGAATCAACTACCACTTCATGTCGGTGGCTGATTTTGAGGATCACCTGGCACACGATCGGATCGTAGAGCACACGCAGTATTGCGGAAACTATTATGGTACGCTGCGCAGCGAGATCGAGACACGGATGGAGCGGGGCATTCCGGTCATTCTTGTCATTGAAGTGGAAGGCGCTGGTAATATCAAGAAGATGTATCCCGGGGCCACGACGATTTTTGTGCTGCCGCCGGATATGCAGGAACTGGAGCGCCGCCTGCGCAATCGCGGCACCGAGGATGAGGCGACCATCCAGCGCCGTCTGGAGCGTGCAAAAACGGAAATTGCCAACTCGGTGGATTATGACGAACATGTGGTCAACGTGCAGGTAGAAACCTGCGCCGAAAGTTTGTATTCCATCATTCAGTTCCGGCTGCAGCACGGGAAGGACGAATGA
- a CDS encoding DUF370 domain-containing protein encodes MKLINIGFGNMVNADRVITIVSPDSAPIKRLIQDAREKGALIDASYGRRTQAVLIMDSDHVILSGIALDSITGRFAQEEKEE; translated from the coding sequence ATGAAACTCATCAATATCGGCTTCGGCAACATGGTCAATGCGGATCGGGTCATCACCATCGTGAGCCCGGATTCGGCGCCGATCAAGCGTCTGATCCAGGATGCACGGGAAAAGGGCGCGCTGATCGATGCGTCCTACGGGCGGCGTACCCAAGCTGTGCTGATTATGGATTCCGACCATGTGATATTGTCCGGCATTGCGCTGGACAGTATCACAGGACGTTTTGCACAGGAAGAAAAGGAAGAATAA
- a CDS encoding YicC/YloC family endoribonuclease → MVLSMTGYGRAGALLHGRDIKVELRSVNARFFEYSSRLPRSCAFLEDKLKKLVAAKVSRGKVELNLSIQTVTAADTVVSVNWQLAQGYRAALNAMSERMDLKNDVTVGMLARFPDVLTQTAAPTNEEELWQDVQSVAQQAIEAFVAMRATEGEKLKEDVEGRLTTIEELVAQIEKDSAGRVQAYSDKLYARLQELLGDRNIDEARLVTEAAIFADKTAIDEETVRLHSHVAQYREILELNEPIGRKLDFLTQELNRESNTIGSKCQDVAITRLVVELKSEIEKIREQIQNIE, encoded by the coding sequence ATGGTTTTGAGTATGACAGGGTATGGCCGCGCAGGTGCACTGTTGCATGGCCGTGATATCAAAGTAGAGTTGCGCAGTGTCAATGCGCGCTTTTTTGAGTATTCCTCCCGGCTGCCGCGCTCCTGCGCATTTTTGGAGGATAAGCTCAAAAAGCTGGTTGCCGCCAAAGTCAGCCGCGGAAAAGTGGAACTGAATCTTTCCATTCAGACGGTTACGGCGGCCGATACCGTTGTTTCTGTAAACTGGCAGTTGGCGCAGGGGTATCGTGCGGCACTGAATGCCATGTCAGAGCGGATGGATCTGAAAAATGATGTTACGGTCGGTATGCTGGCTCGTTTCCCGGATGTGCTCACCCAAACGGCGGCACCGACAAACGAGGAAGAGCTTTGGCAGGATGTACAGTCCGTAGCGCAGCAGGCCATTGAAGCATTTGTCGCCATGCGTGCGACGGAGGGGGAAAAGCTCAAGGAGGATGTGGAAGGCCGACTGACAACCATCGAGGAACTGGTTGCACAGATTGAAAAGGACAGTGCCGGACGGGTACAGGCGTATAGTGATAAACTCTATGCCCGTTTGCAGGAACTGCTGGGAGACCGGAACATTGATGAAGCCCGTCTTGTGACAGAGGCGGCTATCTTCGCAGATAAGACAGCCATCGATGAAGAGACGGTTCGTCTGCACAGCCATGTGGCTCAATATCGGGAAATTCTGGAGCTGAACGAACCGATCGGCCGGAAATTGGATTTCCTGACGCAGGAGCTCAACCGCGAATCCAATACTATTGGTTCCAAGTGTCAGGATGTGGCCATTACGCGTCTGGTGGTGGAGCTGAAGTCCGAAATCGAAAAGATCCGTGAACAGATTCAGAACATTGAGTAA